TGTTAACCCTGACCTATCGCATCAAATCTCTGGCCAACCGGACGCAGTCCGCTAAGCAGCCATTTTTGCGCTGACCGTTGGCAAAAAGGAAACGAAAAATCTATGCAGCTTCTCTATCTATTCACCGCTTATTCTCTGATCTGGCTGGCCCTGGCCGCCTTCCTCTGGCGCATGGCTTCGCAAATCAACCGGCTCCAACGCGATCTCGATCAAATCGAAGGGAAATAGCGGTTTTCTGCAGCCAGTGTCCTGTGACGTTCGCCGCCCGGAGCAGTATGCCTGAGTGAACCGCTGTCAACAGCACTGCAGCAGAGGGCCCACCGTTCCCCCTCCCATCATAATCTCTTGATTCTGTTAAAATTTCTTGCTAAATTTTACTTTAAATTCACTTGTTTGCCATAAAAGGTTTCCATTATGTTTGAAGATCTTGTAGAACGTATCGACAATTACCAGGAACGCTTACAAGCGCTCAGGAGGTCTCTTTGACATTGACCAGAAAAGTCAAGCCATAGAGGCCCTGGAGGCGAAAACCCAACAGGCCAATTTCTGGAACAACAATGAAGCGGCGCAAAAGGTGATGCGAGAGATCACCGAGTTGCGACAGTGGGTGGACACGTGGAAAAAGCTGGACAAGCAGCGCCGGGATGCCGCAGACCTGCTCACCCTGGCGGCTGAAGAATCGGATGAAACCATTGGCAAGGAGCTGACCCGGGATCTGGACCAGCTGGAAAAAGCGGTGTCGGATCTGGAATTTCGCCGTATGCTCGGTCATCCACAGGATATCAAAAACGCCATTCTCACCATTCATCCGGGCGCCGGCGGCACAGAGTCGCAGGATTGGGCGCAGATGCTGATGCGCATGTACCTGCGCTATATCGAGCGCAGCGGCTTTGGCTCAGAGATTC
This DNA window, taken from bacterium, encodes the following:
- a CDS encoding CcmD family protein, with the translated sequence MQLLYLFTAYSLIWLALAAFLWRMASQINRLQRDLDQIEGK